From a single Phragmites australis chromosome 7, lpPhrAust1.1, whole genome shotgun sequence genomic region:
- the LOC133924072 gene encoding stearoyl-[acyl-carrier-protein] 9-desaturase 5, chloroplastic-like, with amino-acid sequence MAALRASPASPFPSCARRRANGASPVVAMASTINRVKTVKEPYTPPREVHLQVTHSLPAQKREIFNSLEPWAKDNLLNLLKPVEKSWQPQDFLPEPSSDGFYDEVKELRERAKEIPDDYFVCLVGDMVTEEALPTYQTMLNTLDGVRDETGASPTTWAVWTRAWTAEENRHGDLLNKYMYLSGRVNMKQIEKTIQYLIGSGMDPGTENNPYLGFLYTSFQERATFISHGNTARHAKEYGDLKLAQICGTIAADEKRHETAYTKIVEKLFEIDPDYTMLAFADMMRKKIAMPAHLMYDGKDDNLFEHFSSVAQRLGIYTAKDYADILEFLVERWKVADLTRLSGEGRRAQDFVCTLAPRIRRLDERAQARAKQAPVIPFSWIYDRKVQL; translated from the exons ATGGCGGCGTTGAGGGCGTCTCCCGCGTCGCCGTTCCCGTCGTGCGCGCGGAGGAGGGCCAATGGGGCGTCGCCAGTGGTGGCCATGGCCTCCACCATCAACAG GGTTAAAACCGTCAAAGAACCCTATACTCCTCCACGTGAGGTGCATCTCCAAGTCACCCATTCACTACCAGCTCAAAAGCGGGAGATTTTCAATTCACTTGAACCTTGGGCAAAGGATAACCTATTGAACCTCCTGAAGCCAGTTGAGAAGTCATGGCAGCCACAGGACTTTCTGCCAGAACCTTCTTCTGATGGGTTTTATGACGAAGTTAAAGAACTTAGGGAGCGGGCAAAGGAAATACCCGATGACTACTTTGTTTGCTTAGTTGGTGACATGGTTACCGAGGAAGCCTTACCTACCTATCAAACAATGCTCAACACCCTTGATGGTGTCCGAGATGAAACTGGTGCAAGTCCAACCACTTGGGCTGTTTGGACGAGGGCATGGACAGCTGAAGAGAACAGGCATGGTGATCTTCTCAATAAGTACATGTACCTTAGTGGACGGGTCAACATGAAACAAATTGAGAAGACTATACAGTATCTGATTGGCTCTGGAATG GATCCAGGAACTGAGAATAATCCCTACTTGGGTTTCCTTTACACATCATTCCAAGAGAGAGCAACATTTATATCTCATGGCAATACTGCGAGGCATGCCAAGGAGTATGGAGATCTTAAGCTGGCTCAGATATGTGGTACAATAGCAGCTGATGAAAAGCGCCATGAGACAGCTTACACCAAGATAGTCGAGAAGCTCTTCGAGATCGATCCAGATTACACAATGCTTGCGTTTGCTGAcatgatgaggaagaagattgcGATGCCTGCTCATCTCATGTATGATGGGAAGGATGACAACCTGTTTGAACACTTCAGTTCAGTGGCGCAGAGGCTGGGCATCTACACTGCTAAAGACTACGCTGACATACTTGAGTTCTTAGTCGAGAGGTGGAAAGTTGCCGACCTCACCAGGTTGTCTGGAGAAGGGAGACGGGCGCAGGACTTTGTCTGTACCTTGGCACCGAGAATTAGGCGATTGGATGAAAGGGCGCAAGCAAGGGCGAAGCAAGCACCAGTCATTCCTTTCAGTTGGATTTATGACCGCAAAGTTCAACTTTAA
- the LOC133924071 gene encoding RPM1-interacting protein 4-like has product MAQPDIPAFGDWETTGNTPYTQKFEDARKNKKTGIPSHPNDPRRDPEPPRKSPLHPSAYKPDPRDHGPKNPPHGTRPETDQRRHSEHPTNRESAPRRHANPQREQGGNASAPRSPYRTGAGSASPMQPNNQSKPKHRSTGMQTPERRVSSEGHGQHTPGRSRMKQSDRGYEPEEEVAVPPFGEWDDANAASGEAYTGIFNRVRNDRLSPNSSARQPSTNHGQENKVQQKCPCCIL; this is encoded by the exons ATGGCG CAACCTGACATTCCTGCATTTGGGGATTGGGAAACCACCGGCAACACCCCTTACACACAAAAGTTTGAGGATGCAcggaagaacaagaaaacaggAATTCCTTCCCACCCAAATGATCCAAGGAGGGACCCTGAACCTCCTCGCAAGTCGCCTTTGCATCCATCGGCGTACAAACCTGATCCTCGAGACCATGGTCCAAAGAATCCACCACATGGAACAAGACCTGAAACTGATCAGCGACGACACTCCGAACACCCTACGAACCGTGAGTCTGCACCACGGAGACATGCAAATCCTCAGCGAGAACAAGGGGGCAATGCTAGTGCACCGAGAAGCCCCTACAGAACAGGAGCTGGGTCTGCTTCACCAATGCAGCCAAACAACCAATCAAAGCCGAAGCACAGGTCCACTGGAATGCAGACTCCAGAAAGGAGGGTATCATCAGAGGGGCATGGCCAGCATACTCCTGGAAGGAGCAGGATGAAGCAGAGTGACCGAGGCTACGAG CCTGAAGAGGAAGTGGCTGTACCACCCTTTGGTGAGTGGGATGACGCAAATGCAGCATCTGGTGAAGCGTACACTGGTATTTTCAACAGGGTGAGGAACGATAGGTTATCACCTAATTCTTCTGCTAGGCAACCATCTACTAACCACGGCCAGGAGAATAAAGTGCAACAG AAATGTCCTTGCTGTATACTTTGA